ATCAATTCAAACCCCAAGTGCTGGgtattatttttatactaaGGTTTGTTAGCAGATAGATAAAGTCTTCTGTCATACACCAAGTCTTATGTAGGTACTTATTTTCCCTTCAGATCTAATCCCACAATGGGATAGATTTTACATGGAAATGGCAGGGAAGATTTCAGAAGGTACGAAAATGCAGCTTTTGATGGTTATCTCTACAGGGAGTTTCACTTGACACAGTTTCTGGAACGACTCCCAAAGGTTCGCGCTTCTTCCTCAGACCTGCTTGTCTAACAAAACAGCATGCAAAAGCTACCTTGCCAATAATTTTGCTTGGGAAGGGATTAGCTATACGCCTTACTTGATGCATagcacaaaagcaaagctgtgtgcACCCTTGTATGACACTTGCAGGTGCATCGCTTCGCTCTAACAGGACTATGGTACATGTTCAACCAAACAGACCCGTTTCAGTTTGGCCTTCTCGGGCAGCTTTCCCTTCACCACTCATCTCAGCACGGCAAAAGactcttaaatatttatagtaAGTGACACAGAGCATCTTGGTAAGAAGCTCTATGCAGAAAGTTTGGGGGACAAGATGTACGGCTGGTCTGTGGTTTATGTTAGTAGCAAAGCCTGGTGAAGACAAGGCAGGGTACCTCCTTTTCAGTTTATTGCTTTTGCAGCTTTACCATGCATAAAACTACCAGATCTGTTTCACAGCAGATTAACTTTGAGTTATTAATAGAGAGCTGTGATGAAGAAACAGCataaacattaatatttttcttcgGCAGTGTTGTCTGGAAATAGACAGGAAATGAAAGGCCACAAGGTAAGCAACTTTCATCACCTACATTCTTCTAAAGCTTCAGAACCTTCAGGCACTGATTGTACTTTGATCAACAGAGAGAAGGAGATATAGGAACAACTCAACATCCGGGATTAAGGCTGTGTAGGTTAATTACAGCACAGCACTTGCTGCAGAAGAATTTGCAGACTACATTGGTACGTACCGATCGTCATCATCTGCGTGAGCGTTAGTGCTGGAGGTACTTTGGAGTGTGGGTAATCCCTCCGTAACCCCCTCATCTATTGATCCTAGGCAGAGAAAAAAGGGCAATTTAATGCAAATAAGAGTTCAAAAAGGGTTTCAGGGACAGGTAAATACACATAAAGCTCTCTTTCCCAAAACTGAGACACCCTGGTTCCTGGGTGAGAAGATAACTAGAACTGAGATAGGAAAATCATTTAGAAAACTCAGAAGCAACGTGTTCCAAATCAGGTTCTCCTCTGTACATCATCTAGTAAAAGGACAACTCAATAAAGGGCAAATACTTGGCACagctggaaaatggaaagaatctATGTTAAATACAGCCAGAGTTCCCAAAACACATCCAGTACTGACACTGTAAAGATGAAATGTTACCTTCACCCAAAGGAACTATTTCATCAATTCTAAAGACTCCTTGAGTAATAAAGGGTTCAATGCTGCTACACTACATTACTTTTGTGTTCCAGATCTTCCATATATATACATTCCTTGATAATGCCTTCATTTATTGGTAAGACGCTGAGACAGAAAGAGCCCTCTGAGAAGCTAGAATGCAACCCAAAAGAGACCAAATACCTGTTTGCAAGAGAAATGTATACACAAAACCATTCCACTGCTTTGTTCAGCACACCAAAGTTAAAGCAAATGTAGCTCAATTGggttttggaaacaaaatcaaaggCAAATGCAGCACTAAAACAAAGCTATGACTTCATTCAGCTGACGTGGCTGTTGCTCAGATGGATCTCCCTCATCACCACTTGGAGCATGGCATTCAATCCCTGTTCAGGCACATTAGGCGAGGTTATTTTGGCCTGATGTCACTGTATTGAGGGGGAAGTTGGCAGTACAGcgctgaaataattttaagagcTGCTACCCATTCACTGCCAACCATAACTCTTGATAAACATCCTCTGGTGTGGTTATGTCTGACCATTTAGATAAGCCACGTTTCCCTCTCTCTTTAAGTTGTGTGTAGAGAGCAGACTGAACCTCCTCACACGCCTCCTTTTCCTTCGATATCTATGGGTGCAATGGGAGACAATAAAGATGAATGAACAAACTGTGCCAAGTTTCAAAAGGATCAGAATTGCTGTCATTCCTCTACAAAACAGGGGCTCCCAAACCACGCCATGTGTGATCAGTAGCACGGAAGTCACTGGAAAGTGGTACAGAAGTTactccctctttcctccttttctttctgttgagaCTAAACACTAAGCACCACTTGAACTTTTCTGGACAGTCAAGCAGCCTGTGGGTCTCTACCACTGAATCCATGTGACATGGGAACAGAGGAGGGAAtgaaatttctctctctccacttACATCTTGAGAAAGAGCAAAGCTTAGGACATTGCTAGGAGCTGCTTTTGTCGCTATAGGAAATATAATTCTGCTTTCTAAGAGCATGGCACATGAGCAATCTGAATTTGGGAACCTTTCTCCAAAGCACACTAGGAAAATCAGTATCATTAGGTCTGCTGTGACAGTGTCAGacaaaatggaaatgcaaagagaaggaTCCAAGACatggaaagagaagcagaaaatgagcTTATTTTATCGAAAAGATTGAGTGCTGGTTCCAAAAAAGGCTGTCCCTATAAAGGACAGCATGTTCTACAAAACCATATTGCAGTGAAAGCTTATTGTCTTAACGTGACCTCACATTACGGGGCAGTGGTGGGAGAAAACTCACATCTCCAGCAGTTTCACACCAGGACAATCACAATTCTTAATTTTGTTACAAGCTGACAAACTCTGTTCTGAAAATTCGGCAACTATGCAATCTATAACGTTACAAAAGTTAATCCCATTttgatttatctttctttcataTGAAATACTTAACCGTAAGTCCACTGATAAATAAGTCAAATTGCTCTCGGTTTAATTTTATGCCTTCACCTCTCAAATGGAAACAGTGTTAATGAGTTATGAAAACCTCTTCTCAGACACAGCTCTTGTTGTGACCATAATGACTTATTTATCAAGGCCCTGCTTCACATCTCCTTCCGTATTACAAAGTGCTTCCAAATATAATAAATTGTAAATCAACAATTCTTCAAATTGCTCAAAGAATGAATAAGAGCTTTTTGCAATATCAGAAAGAGAGGCAGGAATGCTTTTATAAATGCACTATAAAACACTGAGATAAACATATGCAATTATACAAGGAAAAACAGttcagggaagaggaaaatttttttaacattttcctgCCTCCATTTACAATAGGCTATATTGCTGCATAGGGAAATATAACTTTGGGAGGTAAAAAGTGCTTTCTAGCTACAAAGCATGCCTTATCATATATTAGGTACCTGTGAACTGTGCTAAGAAGCAAGAGCACTATTTCGCTTTATAgcaaaatgtgaataaaatctATTATGAGGTCAGTTAATAATGTTATGCAAAGACTACTAAATATTAATTCAAACCTATTCAAGGACAAAGAACAGTTTTGTACTTTGAAGATTCAGGGCAAGcgtatttttcttcctctctgtagCGACCTTAAGGAAGAACATGGTGTACTAATATCCTCAATTACAGATATTAAGTTTAATCATTATAATCACTAAAGCCTAGGATCCCCTGCCCTCATGccataaaaaaaagtcaggtaTGTGACCTCAGTGGTACAAAACCTagaataagaaacagaaaatggaaaactttccCAAAACATCACATGGCTTCAAAGTAGAAAGGTTTTTGAGAGGGACGTGCAAAGTCGCTTGTCAAAAGAAATCATTTCAGGCAACTGGCTAAGGAGCAGAATTCAGAAAGGTTGTTGACTATCAGAGTATGTTTTGAAGGTTTTCCTGTCTAACACTCAGACTCTCAtagaaaaggagattttatagcACTCAGTGGCACCTCTCCCTCTTTGATTCAGTCCCAGGCTCACATTCTCATGTCCCAACTCATTCAAGACTCTTTTGAGGATGcaatttttctgatatttctaGCTCCAAGAGATGTCCTCTGAAACCTTCCATATGCTTCTCATCTGCAACCTGGAGTTTACTCCCAGTTTGTCCTTCTACATTGCTTGGGAATGATATTTATAGTTGGTAAAACTCCCTTTCACTTGatatgttatttttaacttttcctaatcattatttcttcttgctctATTTTGTCTGTGATGGGACAATGATGCTGATGAAATAAATTGCATCTCTTATCCCACAGACCTGGCAAGGCCTTTCAAAGTTCTGAATATAATGAGTTAAAAACTGAGCCAAACTAAACCTATTCTTGAACAGGACCACTTTGGCTGGAGTCTACCCAGCAAGCAAATTGTTTCTTCTACTTTTTCAATCTACAAGCTACTTTGGCAAACTACATTTCAAGATTTATATGTAAATTGATATTATGCCTGCTTCTCAGAAAAGCTAAACATCCTTGTCTccagtaaataaaacattttcatttgcagaaagCATGATGATCTAAAACATCAACACACGAGCTACGTGAACCAAtgaacaaaaacaacaacataaaGTTTTGAAGGATgggaatggaaaatatttttgtttcattttagtgAGCATAACCTGAATGATTTAACAACACAGACTATAAACTGCAATCCTGGAATGGTCAGGCTGATCTAGCTCTCACTTTCTTCAGAGAAGGCATAGTGTTGTGCTGaccaaataaaacaataatgcAGGCTACTAGACTACTTTTATTTACTCTGTTGTAGTTTATTTAATTAACTGAAGCAGCCTTTCACATATACATTACTTGAATGAAGCAGACCAGCACATTTGCCATTCTTACAGCCTTCAAACAAAAGAGGCTTTACTAAaaatctttcagtaaagaaactcTGTCGAGCACAGGGTCAAGCCACTTAACTGAAAGCTAAAGAGCTGACTTAGGCAAAAATTTGGTAATTAAACTAGAAATATTGCAAACCCACTATCTTCTGACTCACTAAAAGCCATTCAATGCATTCTGTGCAAAGAGGATTGCTACAGTACCCTTCAAGTATTAGCTATTAATAAGCCACAGCCTCCTAGAAGAACCCAAAACTGGCTTCAAATTGACTTTCATGGAAAAAAGGTTTCTCTCAGCATCTGGCAGTATTTGAAGAAGCAACTCGAGAACCAGATCCcacagaaatggaaagattCGCAATATTATgactgtgtggttttgtttgcgTCTGGGGCATTGAGATGACAGTGTTGCACCACTTATTTTGCAAATCTTCTTACAAAGACTCTCTGTCATGATTGCATGAGATTTTGTATCTGATGCAAAGTATCATTCTATCCCTCTGTGGCCACAGACAAGTCTTTTAAATTTGGCATGGCAGCTCAGCTGAGATCATGCATTTTGGCACTACTGAAACCAGAATTATTTTCCCCAGTCAAGCAACCAGAGACAAAAAGGGGTTATCGATCTCTCCCTTACCTTTCTCATTTGACTTCTGCACAGTTGTTTAAAGTGTTCCAagtcccgtccccccccccccaggagtTTACATGTAACATTCcataaaacaagaaacaaaatgcagtttcaCAGAAGTAATGCATGAGAAAACATGAAGCAGACTTCCTCCAATAAAATCACAAGTGCACACATACCTATTTGTACAGAGATCTAAACCCAGAAATGGCCGTACCTATAGAGGAAGACTGTGGGCTGATCAGGAGATCTTCCTGCACTTGCTCGCTTCCTGGGACCGTCTGTTGGTCACTCAGAGAGCTCTGGGATGCACTAACAGGCTGTGACACTTCCTCGTGAACCTCCTCGTCGCTTAACCTTTCCACTTTGACACGCACGTCTTCTTCAATCACGAGGGGAGAATTGGCTTTTGTGCTCTCACAAGTCACGTAATCTGCAATTCGTCTGTTGGACTCAGAGGGCCCAGGCATTTCCAAAGTCCTAGAGTTCTCCGCCTGCTTCACTTTCTCAGACTGAAGTCTTCGATCAATTCCAAAAGGAAAAGTCCAGGGAAAAGCTAAGGACGAGTCCACAGGCTGATTTCTGGACTCAGGGTAAGAAGTTGAAGGATTCAGCACTTGGGGGGAACTGGTTTGCGTGTTACACTTAAGAGGGCTCTCAGGAGACATCACGATGTAGCTTTTGCGCTTTCGTCGTGACTCTCGGCACACGGGAATGGTTCTTTCCACTACGCTGCACTCGGAAGAAACCGGAGAAAGGCTGCCGTCTCGAGAAGTAAAATTGCAGTTTGCACTGTTCTCCTGTCCCGCATCCAGCACCTTCTCCTGCTGGCTGTTGGGCGTATTCCACAAAATGCTGGACTTCATGAATTCTGAGCACGTGCTAGCAACGCTGAACATCTGCATGTAGCTGGCAGCAGCTAACACATCaataatgttttctgtattaataGACAGCGTTGCTGTGTAAGCATATTCCAGGAGAGGTATAAACCCAGTCACTGTCACATGGTGCAGGTCTAGCACGCTCTTGCTCTCGTCTTCTGCTTGGCCGACAAGTTTGGAGCGGAAGAAGTCGCTGCAGGCTGCCAAAACCACCTTGTGTGCCCTGAAAATTTTGTCCTGGACGCGGATGGTGATATCACAAAAATGTCCATCATTGCGGAGCATGTTCAGCTTTCCCAGCATCTCCTGACTGTGAGCAGGGGAATTATGAGTGAATGTTTTAACAcccatttttttcacctttctgttAGCGTTCTTTCCACATATGAGAGATCACAGgtatcctaaaaaaaaaaaaaaaaaaaagagcaaaactgtcatttccatctctgaaagcaaaagtgAAGTGGCTTCACAACTGTAAGACTCTGTATGACTTGCAGGATTCTCCAGGACCAGGTTTTTCTAGGA
The Cuculus canorus isolate bCucCan1 chromosome 23, bCucCan1.pri, whole genome shotgun sequence DNA segment above includes these coding regions:
- the ZBTB44 gene encoding zinc finger and BTB domain-containing protein 44 isoform X2, with amino-acid sequence MGVKTFTHNSPAHSQEMLGKLNMLRNDGHFCDITIRVQDKIFRAHKVVLAACSDFFRSKLVGQAEDESKSVLDLHHVTVTGFIPLLEYAYTATLSINTENIIDVLAAASYMQMFSVASTCSEFMKSSILWNTPNSQQEKVLDAGQENSANCNFTSRDGSLSPVSSECSVVERTIPVCRESRRKRKSYIVMSPESPLKCNTQTSSPQVLNPSTSYPESRNQPVDSSLAFPWTFPFGIDRRLQSEKVKQAENSRTLEMPGPSESNRRIADYVTCESTKANSPLVIEEDVRVKVERLSDEEVHEEVSQPVSASQSSLSDQQTVPGSEQVQEDLLISPQSSSIGSIDEGVTEGLPTLQSTSSTNAHADDDDRSTERPSPNGPDRPFQCPTCGVRFTRIQNLKQHMLIHSGIKPFQCDRCGKKFTRAYSLKMHRLKHEGKRCFRCQICSATFTSFGEYKHHMRVSRHIIRKPRIYECKTCGAMFTNSGNLIVHLRSLNHEASELANYFQSSDFLVPDYLNQEQEETLGQYELGEHGFESNSSVQMPVISQVSSTQNCESTFPLGSLGGLAEKEEDVPEQPKTNATAEAAASDPPKPELSSITIE
- the ZBTB44 gene encoding zinc finger and BTB domain-containing protein 44 isoform X4, giving the protein MGVKTFTHNSPAHSQEMLGKLNMLRNDGHFCDITIRVQDKIFRAHKVVLAACSDFFRSKLVGQAEDESKSVLDLHHVTVTGFIPLLEYAYTATLSINTENIIDVLAAASYMQMFSVASTCSEFMKSSILWNTPNSQQEKVLDAGQENSANCNFTSRDGSLSPVSSECSVVERTIPVCRESRRKRKSYIVMSPESPLKCNTQTSSPQVLNPSTSYPESRNQPVDSSLAFPWTFPFGIDRRLQSEKVKQAENSRTLEMPGPSESNRRIADYVTCESTKANSPLVIEEDVRVKVERLSDEEVHEEVSQPVSASQSSLSDQQTVPGSEQVQEDLLISPQSSSIGSIDEGVTEGLPTLQSTSSTNAHADDDDRLENVQYPYQLYIAPSTSSTERPSPNGPDRPFQCPTCGVRFTRIQNLKQHMLIHSGIKPFQCDRCGKKFTRAYSLKMHRLKHEVTS
- the ZBTB44 gene encoding zinc finger and BTB domain-containing protein 44 isoform X1, translated to MGVKTFTHNSPAHSQEMLGKLNMLRNDGHFCDITIRVQDKIFRAHKVVLAACSDFFRSKLVGQAEDESKSVLDLHHVTVTGFIPLLEYAYTATLSINTENIIDVLAAASYMQMFSVASTCSEFMKSSILWNTPNSQQEKVLDAGQENSANCNFTSRDGSLSPVSSECSVVERTIPVCRESRRKRKSYIVMSPESPLKCNTQTSSPQVLNPSTSYPESRNQPVDSSLAFPWTFPFGIDRRLQSEKVKQAENSRTLEMPGPSESNRRIADYVTCESTKANSPLVIEEDVRVKVERLSDEEVHEEVSQPVSASQSSLSDQQTVPGSEQVQEDLLISPQSSSIGSIDEGVTEGLPTLQSTSSTNAHADDDDRLENVQYPYQLYIAPSTSSTERPSPNGPDRPFQCPTCGVRFTRIQNLKQHMLIHSGIKPFQCDRCGKKFTRAYSLKMHRLKHEGKRCFRCQICSATFTSFGEYKHHMRVSRHIIRKPRIYECKTCGAMFTNSGNLIVHLRSLNHEASELANYFQSSDFLVPDYLNQEQEETLGQYELGEHGFESNSSVQMPVISQVSSTQNCESTFPLGSLGGLAEKEEDVPEQPKTNATAEAAASDPPKPELSSITIE
- the ZBTB44 gene encoding zinc finger and BTB domain-containing protein 44 isoform X3 — its product is MGVKTFTHNSPAHSQEMLGKLNMLRNDGHFCDITIRVQDKIFRAHKVVLAACSDFFRSKLVGQAEDESKSVLDLHHVTVTGFIPLLEYAYTATLSINTENIIDVLAAASYMQMFSVASTCSEFMKSSILWNTPNSQQEKVLDAGQENSANCNFTSRDGSLSPVSSECSVVERTIPVCRESRRKRKSYIVMSPESPLKCNTQTSSPQVLNPSTSYPESRNQPVDSSLAFPWTFPFGIDRRLQSEKVKQAENSRTLEMPGPSESNRRIADYVTCESTKANSPLVIEEDVRVKVERLSDEEVHEEVSQPVSASQSSLSDQQTVPGSEQVQEDLLISPQSSSIGSIDEGVTEGLPTLQSTSSTNAHADDDDRTERPSPNGPDRPFQCPTCGVRFTRIQNLKQHMLIHSGIKPFQCDRCGKKFTRAYSLKMHRLKHEGKRCFRCQICSATFTSFGEYKHHMRVSRHIIRKPRIYECKTCGAMFTNSGNLIVHLRSLNHEASELANYFQSSDFLVPDYLNQEQEETLGQYELGEHGFESNSSVQMPVISQVSSTQNCESTFPLGSLGGLAEKEEDVPEQPKTNATAEAAASDPPKPELSSITIE